The following nucleotide sequence is from Gammaproteobacteria bacterium.
CACGCACTTTTAAAGTCGCAGGCGTGCCCTTACCAAACACATCTGGATCATACATTTCTTCTACATTTACCGGCATCACACTGAATTCGCCTTCGGCAATTACTTGCGCGCTATAGGACACATGATAATTACCTGCCGGCAAATAATCCGAATAAAAACGCACCGCATCATGACGTAGTTCTCTATGATAAAAATTCCAATAAGAAATGCCATAATCTTGCCAGTCACCAAATTTGAAATACCATGAACCACTCGCAGGTTTAAATGCACCTTTGTCCGTATCGATAGTAGAGCTAGTGGCTAAATCACGATTTACAGGTTCCAAACCGCCAGGCACAGGATCATCAATCACAACAAAATGTCTGACCGTAGGCACGGACACATAAATATCCACACGCACTACATCACCGCGTTGCAACAACATAGGCGTAGCCAATATTTCCCAGCCATTTTTACGTTCTATACTGTATTCACGATGTACTTCAATGCCGGCATTAATTGCTTTGCTCGACACTTCCGTATTAGCATATTGAAGACGCGTCGCATAATACATGCGGCCCGTGCCTTCGCGATTAACAGTTAAATTCGTCTTCAAGCCAGATTTTATTTCGGCTTGAGCATCTTTTAAGGTAACAGCAGGTTGACGCAAATCACTAAAGCTTGTTTTGCCAACCAAGCGTTTCTCTATCATCGCGGTAGCGGTGAAATTAACCGGATCTTTTTCATAAACTCTGGCGAATTCCAACAAGCTATTCATACAAAACATATTCTCTTGGGTATTTTCCCAATGATCTCTATTACCACGACTTTGCGTAATGGCTCGCACCATTTTAAAAGGAATATCGCCAACTTTAGCGAAGCCCTTGTCAGTTACAGCCGTGACTAATAAAGCCGACAACACCGCACAATTAGAACGCAAGGGCGTTGTTAATAATTGGCTATAGCCATCAGTCAAGGTTTCGTTAAATTGAAACTTACCGCCCGATTGACTAGCACTCGCTAAAATATTATTTAATACCGTAGTTACTTCCGTTGAAGAGCCATCGATTCTATTCGCAGCCATTAATAAATGGGCTTTGCCAAACAAATCCATTTGCGTTGCATAAGGAGCGTAACGCTTGATATCACTTGCATCGACCACGCCTTGATCTGCCAACGCGGCTAAAGCCACTGCACGCACCGTTGAAGCCATGCCTTTTGAATAAAAACTGGGCGCTGAATCTTCGCGTAAAAAGGTTTTTAAATAATCTTGCAGACGTTTCTCAACATCAGCAGGAATATCTTCACCAGCAGCGCGTAACCAATTAAATGCTAAAGCCGTATATGCACTTAAATAAGGATCAACGTATTCGTTATTGGCAACCCAATACGTCATACCGCCATTAGGTGCTTGAAAACTTGCGGCATTGTCTAAGGTAGTTTGAGCTAAGGTTTTCGCATCCGCCCACATTAAGCTATCCGGTAAGTATTGACGCATACCATTGTAATGCGAAGCCATCACCGCTTTAGTTAAACGTTGCTCCCAACAGGCATATGGATAATCGCGCACATAATCAAATGCACCCGCAACATTGCCTATGACGCTAGGCGAAACAACGACACTAATGCCACCGACATCGCTGTAAATATTTTGCGGAAATTGGATAACTTCGGTGACGTGATCTTGAGTCGTAGTGCCGTAATTTGCAGCAGTAATTAACGAACGTCGTTTATTAATCGGCAGTTTGTATTCTAAAGCGTCACTGTCCACTGCATCGTTAGCATTCGCTCTGAAAACTAATTGACCCGCTTGTTTAGTTTTAACATTCAACCAAACCGATTCACGTTTATAAGGCAACAAAGTAATCGACTGCTCAAAAGTAGTTTGGCTTTGTGGATCTAACGCGGCACCACTGACGGCGGCGCGCACGGTTACTGTTTTCGCTTTATCAGTACGATTCATTACCGTAAAGCCCGCTTTAAATTGATCACCTTCCAATGCTTGATTCGGCATCACCGGACGAATCTCGATGGGTTGATTGACGGTGAAGCGCGTTTCACCTAAACCCATACGTTCATTGGGCGTAACCGCTAATACAAAAATTCGCCAGCCGGTTAAATTATCCGGCACTTTAAATTCTATATTCACTTTGCCATTAACAGTTTTAATAGAAGGATTCCAATACGCGACGTATTTTATTAAGTTACGAAAATGTTCATTGGAGCTCGACAAACCATCACCGCCCGGATTCGCGCCTTTTTTCTCAAACTTTTGCAAACCAACTAATCGCGTCAGAGTATTAAAATTTTTCAAATCCAAAGAATCTAATTGATTAAAGCCCGCATAAGGATCGTAATAATCACGCTTCTTGGTATTTAAATCCAAAACAGCTTCATCTAATACTACTACCGCTAATTCAATGGGCTCTTTTAATACGCTGGCATCTTTGGGATTAACTGTAATACTGGCTTTCACTATTTGACCCGGTTTATAAGTGCTTGCCGTAGTTTTTGCTTTTACTGTCAACGCACGACTATCATCTTTGACAATTACACGTGCATAACCTATTCGATAAGTAGGTTTACCTAAATCCACACCGGTGGGACTTAACGGTTGCTCGACACGCGGCGATGTCACTAAGACCGACACGTACACGCCCGGGAAGTCATCTGGCTTTAAAGGCACTTCAATAATCGGCGTACTCGAATCCAATACTTTGATCCATTGACGCATCACGCCATAACGCTCGACCGTGATTAATGCTGTTGCACCTGGAAATGGATTTTTAACTAAGAAGCGTGCGGTTTGACCAATTTTGTAATCTTCTTGTTCCGCGATCATGCTTAAACGCGCATCATCACTTTGTTCCCACACCACATTGCCTTTACCGCTTACCCACGTATGCGTAGTGGCGCTGTGTTTGCGCTTTTGAGTATCTTGAATATTGGCCGTGATTTTATAATAACCAGGATTTTTCGGCGTAAAGTGACAATTACTAATCACCAGTTGCGAGGACGCTTTACAATTGGCAACATTCACCCATTCAGTAATATAACGCGTTAAATAAGCATTACCTGCGCCTTTAACTCGCGTTGCTTTAGTCTCTTGATATTCAATGGCAATCGTTACCGGTGTTGATGATTTTAATTTTCCATCGAGACCAATCACCGCATATTCTACGCGCGCAGGTTTATCTTGCTCATACACCCACTGCGTATTATGTAACCCCACAAAACGATCACGGCCTGCGTATTCTGCGCTAACTAATGTAGCAATGGATTTGCCTCTATCATCACTAACCGCAGCCTCCACCTCGAGTCGGCCATAAATAATATTATAATCATCCAGCTTTAATACGTCGTTAAGCTCACCCATGTTATTAGAAACGAGTTCTTGCTGATGAATCGTTTGTGAATTTCCATAAGCATCTGAGCCAAATTCAAAAGATTTTAATTTCGGATCGTTAACAGGAATATCCATCGTTTTTAATTGTACGGTCAGCCGCGTTTTAGCATTCGTATAAGGCCCGCCTGCATGCAATGCTGCACTCACGCGCATATCTAATTTATCATTAGGTTTAAATTGCTTACCATTCAAATCAGCAGAAACTTTAAACGCCGCAGGGACAAAATCCGTTACCAACACCGACATGGCCGACAGCGTATCGTCACTGCTTGATGCTTTTATAGAAAATTCATATTGGCCGGTCGTCGCGGCTTTTTCTAAAACTAATTGATCAGCAAAACTACCGAATTCATTTAAGCTAACATTTTCTTTTTCATAAACGGATTGTCCTTGCGGATCCATTATTTGAATTTTGTAGCCTTGCTTCGGCGGAGCAACCCAGCGCGTATTACTTTGGTTACGCACATAAATTTTAAATTGAATCGTATCGCCGGGTTTATAAATGCCTTGCGCTGTTGTACCCCACGCTTTCATATGACCGTGTTGTTTTTGTAAACTCGGCCATATATCCGACACCGGCACATCAAACTGATTATCTAATGGTAAAACCGCCATATCCCGGCCATCATCAACACGCAGCATAAAACGCGCATGCTTATCATCATAACTTCTATCTACTATGCTTAATGAAGGATCCAAATTAACAATGCCCGGCAACCACGCGCGACCTTGCGCATCGGTTTTAGCTTCCGCTAAAGCTTTGCCTTTTAAATTTAATTCAGTGTAAGCAGTTTGATAAATTTTTAACGTTGCGTTAGCTACCGGCTTGCCATTATCAAAACGCGTCACCCACGCTAATGAGGAAAAGTGTCCTAATTTCACATGCACCATAAAAGGCGAAATTTGCGTAAAAAATCGATGCTGATTTTCATATGAGTTGATCGCAGGAACCGTTTGCAAATGCCCATACAACAAAGCACTTTTGCCCGCTAACAAGGGACGTACATTGAGTGGTGTCGCAAAAGCCACATCTTTTACTTTGGGTAATGTTAAGCGCGCCGTGCTATGGCCATCGCCTTCTGGAAAAACCACATGATAGCTGACATCAATATAATCAAGATTGGTCACATACAGCGGCAATTCGCTATTCACATTTTTTTCTAGCACTGCAATATTATTCGGCATGCGCAAGTCAGGGCTGCGATGCGCCGTGGCAAATTTCATATCAACATTATTAGTTAAACTACGGCCAAACTCGTCAACAATTTTTTTATCTATCAATAAAGTGTACAAGCGAAACGCTTTTAAATATTCGGGGATCCAAACAATATATTCAGCACCTTTTTCATGCGGCGAATCTAGTCGACTATAGTCTTCTGAATTTTCCCAAGGATCATAATCTTTACGACCACCCGCTAAATCGGGTGTTAGTTTCATCGACTTTTTAACTGCACTAGAAAGTACCGGCGCGGTGAATACTAAACCGACTGAAGATAAAGGGTTACATTGCATTTGTTCTGGCGTTGCATCTTTTGAATTTTTTATATCAGTGGGAGCAATTAATTTCTGCGTATAATTTTTTTCATCAGATTTTTCAGTATTTTTTGCCGCTGCTGCTTTAACTGTACAGCGCACACCTAAAAACTTAAATGCAGGGAATGTATTAAAACTTACGATGGCGCGTGATTCCTTGCCTTTTACAGGCCCTTCACTGGAAATCAAGCCTGGTTTAATCCATAACGCAGTGGTGCTATCCAAGGGTAATTCTTTACTAGGTGCAATCCACCAAATAGTACTAGTCGTTTTATTTCCTGTTGATTGCGTCGCGTGTTTTTTTACGGCTACCCAAATGTCAGTAAAGGTACCACTTATCCACGGCTGATCTGCATTTGCTCGTAAATTTTCGGCATCATCAATAATGTCCACGGGCACTGAGCGACCATCAGCATCAAATACAAAATTTTCGATTACGGATTCACGAGTTACGGCTTGATTAAATACAACTTGTATGACGGGCAGGCTCGGCGACAACCATGTTTGAAAATTATAATAATCAACAACGGGACGTTGTGTGTTAAAAACATGTTCATACGCTGTATTTAAAACAGAGCCATCTTCTGCGGTGATGCCGGCTTTTATTTTAAGCGTATAGTGGTGTGCTAATTTGAAGCGGTTTTTTTCTGTCAACTGACACGCTAATGCACTGGTATTTAACCAACGCCATTCGCAATTAATAGTCGGTTCAATCGTAATGCCTAGTTCTTTACTACTAGCAGCCATGTCACCAATAGGTACCACTGGCCGATCAAATTGAATAACGATTTGACGTTCGGCAGGAGCGTCATCACCTTCCGGTGTAATACGCTGGATGCGCAGTTCTTTATCTTGTGGCACTAAAGCCGAATCAAATGCACGGGGGGGTGCGGCTGCGCTGCTGCCCAGCAATAAAATACTACTGATGACACAAACCAAAATACTGCTGCGCATATCGTACCTTTTTTTTAAAAAGTGACTTTATTGACGTGCCAGAAAAATATTACAACGACAATCCGCGTTCATTTAATTCGACAGCGGAGGATTTTATTTTATTGAGTAATAGCATCAGCGTTTCTAATTCTTCTGTGCTGAGACAAGCAAATATTTTGCGCACATAATCTTCGTGCATTTTTGCCATGGTTTTAAACTCAAGCAAACCTTTATCGGTTAATTTCAAATAATGCGTGCGCCTATCATCGGGTGACGGCCAACGCTCTACTGAACCATCTTTAACTAAGCGATCTGCGATATTAGTAATGTTGGCATTGGTAACCATTAACCAATGTGACAATTCGCCCATGCTTAAACCTTCCGGCGCACGTTCGAGTGCCGCCATCACATCAAAACGTGGCAAGGTAGTATCATGACGAGTGCGTAATAAAGTACGAATACCATGAGTAATATGGTGTGAACAAGTGAGTAAGCGCAACCAACCACGCAATACTTGCTTACGACCCGCAACATTGCCGAGTTTATCGTCCGCAAAATCCAATCGGTTTGTTGCCATTTTATTTAGCCAGGTTATCTATAAAGAACTTTCACTTTCTAAGATAAAGGCCTGCTGTATGCAGGCCTTTATGTATTTCTATCACTTCAATAATATTTAAAACGCGTTTTCACCCGTTAAGGCCATGCCCACTACTAATTCGTGCACAGTTTGTGTGCCTTCATAGGTGATCACGCTTTCTAAGTTCAATGCATGACGAATCGCGCTGTATTCTAGTGAAATACCTGCGCCACCCAACATGTCACGTGCATCACGTGCAATGTCGATTGCCATACGAATATTATTCCACTTCGCCATTGAAACTTGTGCTGGTTGCAATTGGCCTTTGTCTTTCAAACGACCTAAACGCAATGACAATAATTGCGCCATGGTAATTTGACGCGACCATTCGGCTAAACGAGTTTGAATAGTTTGCGTTTTATTTAATGAACGACCGAACACTTCTCGTGTTTTGGTGTAGTCCAACAATTCTGCTAAGCAAGCCTGCGCTGCGCCAATACCACCCCAGGTTATGCCATAACGCGCATTGGTTAAACACATCAACGGCGATTTTAAACCTGCCGCTTTCGGCAAACGCGCAGATTCTGGCAAACGTACATCTTCAAAAAACAATTGTGACGTTACTGATGCACGTAATGACATTTTGTGTTTAATTTCCATCGCCGTAAAACCTTTAGTATCGGTTGGGACGATGAAACCGCGAATACCTTCTTCGGTATCTGCCCAAACAATCGCGATGTTGGCGATGTTGCCATTGGTAATCCACATCTTCGCGCCATTCAGAACCCAATCTGAACCAACACGCTTAGCTTTGGTTCTCATGTTTGACGGATCAGAACCACCGTGCGGCTCAGTCAAACCGAAACAACCAATGACTTCACCACGCGCCATGCGCGGTAAGTATTGTTGTTTTTGTTCTTCAGAACCAAATTCATAAATCGGATACATGCACAAGCTAGATTGCACAGAAGCAAAACTACGCAAACCAGAATCACCGCGCTCTAATTCTTGGCAAATCAAACCATATTGCACGTAATTCAAACCCGCGCAGTCATAACCTTCAATGGTCGCGCCCAGCAAACCTAAATCGGCCATACCTTTAATTAATTCTTTTGGAAACTTACCTTCTTCGAAGCATTCGCCAATAATCGGCAATACTTTGTCGTCTACAAAACGTGCAACAGAATCTTGCACCATACGTTCGTCTTCGCTGAGCTCATCACGAACATTGTAAAAATCCATCGGGTTAATCGCCATGGCTTTATCTCCAGTAAAATTCTAAAAATGCAGGTTAATAAAATGAATCAGATTAGCCGTCGATAACGGCAGTGGTTTCAATTTCAATCTTGGCGCGATCTTCCATCAAGGCAACAACTTGTAACATTGCCATCGGTGGAAAAACCTTACCGAGAACTTCGCGATAAGCTTGGCCAATTTCTTTTTGGCGGCTTATATATTCTTTTTTATCTGTAATAAAACAAGTCATGCGCACGATGTGCTTAGGCTCTGCACCACCCTCTTTCAACACCGCAACGGTGTTAATTAAGGTTTGTCTAAATTGTTCAACAAAGTCATCCGTTTCAAATTTGCATTCGGCATTCCAACCGATCATGCCTGCAACATAAAGTGTGTTGCCCGTTTTAACGCCGTTTGAATAACCAAGTGGTTTTGCCCAACCTGCGGGTTGCAATACTTGCATTGTTTTTCCTCGTTAAGTAAATACTTATTCGCCTGCAAAATCGCTTAAGACTGCGCGGGCAATAATGATTTTTTGAACTTCACTTGCGCCTTCATAAATACGCAAAGCGCGAATTTCACGATACAACTCTTCAACCACACTGCCGACTTTAACGCCAAGTCCGCCAAACATTTGCAACGCTTTATCAATGGTTTCTTGCGCATGATCGGTTGCATACAACTTCGCCATTGCCGCTTCGCGCGTGACGCGTTCTTGCACGCAATCTTTCGTCCAGGCAGAGCGATAAACTAACAACGCACTCACATCAATATCTAAAGCCATCTCGGCTAACTTCGATTGCGTAATTTGCATTTCTGACAACGGCGCACCAAACAAAATACGTTTAGTCACACGACCTAAGGCTTCATCTAATGCACGTCGCGCAAAACCTAATGCGGCTGCGCCGACAGTGCCACGAAAAATATCTAAGGTGGCCATCGCAATTTTAAAACCTTGACCAGGTTTGCCTAACATGCGCGTAGCAGGTACGCGCATGTTAGTAAATTTCAAACGCGCTAAAGGATGAGGTGCAATCACTTCAATACGTTCTTCGATTTCCAAACCCTGCGTATTAGCGTCTACAACAAATACACTTAAACCTTTTGCACCAGGGCCTTCGCCGGTACGCACAAACACGGTGTAATAATCGGCAATGCCACCGTTGGAAATCCAAACTTTACCACCGTTGATAATATAATCATCACCGTCTTTAATCGCCGTGGTTTTTAATGCAGCGACATCTGAACCCGCTTCTTCTTCGGTTAATGCAAAGGCAGCAATTTTTTCGCCCGTTGCAACTTTAGTAAGAAATTCTTTTTTAATACTGTCCGATGCAAATAAGGACAATGCACCTGAACCTAAACCTTGCATGGCTAACGCAAAATCCGCTAAGCCCGAATAATAAGCCAAAGTTTCGCGCAACAAACTAATGCTACGCACATCCAGTTTTTCATTAACGCCGCCGTAAGGCGCAATCACACAATGTTTTAACCAACCTGCTTTGCCCAGTAATTTCACTAAGCGCTTACAAGCTGCGTCAGTGCCGCCACTGTGATCTTCAAGCTCAGCATGATGCGCTTGGCACCAAGTTTCTAATTCAGCTTTGAGTTGACGATGACTATCATCAAGAAAAGGCCACTGTAGATAAGATTTTTCTGCCATCTTAATTACCTTCGAATTTAGCTTTTTCTTTATTTACAAAAGCCTGATAAGCACGTTCAAAATCTTTGGTCTTCATGCAAATCGCTTGCGCTTGTGCTTCCATTTCAATCGCGGTATCTAATGACACATCCCATTCGATATTTAATTGATTTTTAGTCATCGCATGCGCGAAGTTAGGACCTTCTGCTAAACGCTTCGCCGTTGATTTGGCTTTTTCTAATAACTGATCGGCTGGCACGATTTCATTAAAGAAACCCCAACGCTCGCCTTCTTCCGCACTCATGATGCGACCGGTAAATAATAATTCCGAAGTGCGACCTTGACCAATCAGACGCGGCAATATTGCGCACGCACCCATATCACACCCAGCTAAACCTACGCGCGTAAACAAGAAACCCGTTTTAGTATCGGGCGTGCCATAACGCATATCAGATGCCATCGCGATAATTGCGCCCGCGCCTACCGCAATACCATCCGCTGCACAAATAACCGGTTGCGGACAATGACGAATCGCTTTTACTAAATCACCGGTCATGCGTGTGAATTTTAATAAATTACCCATGTCCATATCAGTCAAAGGCCCGATAATATCTAGCACGTCGCCACCCGAACAAAAGTTGCCGCCCGCGCCAGTGATAATCACGACTTTAATTTCATCGATATAAACTAATTTGCGAAAGGTATCGCGTAACTCGGCATACGATTCAAACGTTAAGGGATTTTTACGATCAGGACGGTTCAAAGTCACAATCGCAACTTCGCCTTCAACTTCCCACAAGAAATGTTGCGGCTTAATATCTTTTAAACTTGCATCGCTTACCGTAATGTCTGTCACGCGTGATCCTCTTTGTTGCTTTTAACTATAGAGCTACATTACTTCGCCGCCGGAAACCGAAATGGCTTGACCGGTAATTGCATCTGAACCTGCACCACATAACCATCCGACCGCTGTTGCAACTTCCGCAGGTTTTACTAAACGTGCTTGTGGATTATCAGCGGTTAACGCTTGTAGTGCTTGCGCTTCTGTTTGGCCCGTTTTGGCCACGATGTTTTGTAAAGAACTGGCGACGATGTCGGTGTCAGTATAACCCGGACATACTGCATTCACGGTGACGCCTTTACGCGCCAATTCCAACGCCAACGCGCGGGTTAAACCGATCACTGCGTGTTTGGATGCAACATAAGCCGTCACATACCGATAACCTTTTAAACCAGCGGTGCTAGCAACCGTGACAATGCGCCCCCAACCCGCTTCCACCATCCCGGATATCACTTGTTGGCAGCACAAAAACACGCCGGTCGCATTCACGTCCATGGTTTTTTGCCAACTGGCTAAAGACGTTTTAGCAAAAGGTGCTGACTCAGCAACCCCCGCATTATTGACCAAAATATTGATAGGCCCGAATTGTTTAACGGCGGTAGCAAAAGCGCTTTTAACCGAAGCCTCATCACTAACATCAACTTGCACGCCTTGGGCTTCAACGCCGGACTGCTCAGCTAATTGAGCCGCTTGCGCCTGTACCCGTTCTTGGTTGCGGGCCATCAAAGTGACTTTCGCACCGGCATCGGCTAATTCTCGCGCAATCGCCAAACCGATGCCTGTGCCGCCGCCGGTGACCACGGCATGTTTATCTTTCAAACTGGCCAAATTCGCTGTGTTCATGACTTAAATATCGTCTCGTTTGCTGTTTATTCTGCTTAATAATCAATAGCTAAGCGTTTGGTGACGGCGCGGATCCCGCTTGCAGCGTTAACTTACTGCTGTCACTCAAAAACCCGCCGTGGTGCAAAATCTACTAGAAATTAGTTTAAACTTAAAATAATATTAGTTTAAGCTTAAAGTAATTCGCGGGTATTGTAAGCTTTGCGGCGATAAGTTCAAGCCAAAACCCGATCCCGGCTCATCGTGCTGGGGCTATTATCACTCGAATTTTACAGCTGGCGTAAACGTCAACTCACCGGAGAACCAACATGGCAAAAGGCCTGAAAATAGTCTGCCTGGGCGGCGGCCCATCATCCTTGTATTTCTCGATTTTGATGAAAAAACAGAATCCAAATCACGATATCACCGTCATTGAACGCGGTCCGCGTCATGCGACCTGGGGTTTTGGCGTGGTATTTTCCGATGAAACCTTAAAAGGCTTCATGGAAGCTGATGCGCCTACCTACAAGCGCATTGTTGAACAGTTTGCGTACTGGTCGGAAATCGACACTGTCATTCATGATAAAAAAATTACTTCTGACGGCCACGGTTTTTGCGGCATGTCACGTTTACGTTTGCTCAATACTTTCCATGATCGTTGCGATGAACTCGGTGTGAAATTACGTTTTGAAACCGACATTACCAATCTCGATCAATTGGAAATGGATCAATACGATTTAGTATTAGCCGGTGACGGCGTTGCATCGATGTTACGCGAAAAATACAAAACCGAATTCGGCGCTGACATGGATTGGCGTGCGAATAAATTTTGTTGGCTCGGCACCACATTACCACTCGATGCGTTCACGTTTATTTTCCGCAAAAACGAGCACGGCTGGTGGTGGGTACACGCCTATCGTTACGAAGAAGGCATGAGCACGTGGATTGTAGAATGCTCTGAACAAACCTGGCGTAATGCTGGTTTAGATAAACTCGAAGGCGATGTTGCAAAAACAGAAGCGTTTACCAAAGCGTATATGGAAAAATTATGGGCGCCGGATTTAAAAGGACATCCATTAATTACCAATCGTTCTATTTGGCGCACCTTCCCCGTGGTTAGTAACCAAAAATGGTTCCACAAAAATATTGTGTTAATGGGTGACGCAGTACGTTCAGCGCATTTCTCCATTGGTTCCGGTACCAAATTAGCAATGGAAGATGCAATTCATTTAAACAATTCGCTGAAACAACATAGCGATGTACAAACCGCATTACAAAGTTATCAAGATAGTCGCAAACCTGATGCCGATCGTTTGATTCGCACCGCGATTACCAGCTTGAGTT
It contains:
- a CDS encoding large extracellular alpha-helical protein, whose amino-acid sequence is MRSSILVCVISSILLLGSSAAAPPRAFDSALVPQDKELRIQRITPEGDDAPAERQIVIQFDRPVVPIGDMAASSKELGITIEPTINCEWRWLNTSALACQLTEKNRFKLAHHYTLKIKAGITAEDGSVLNTAYEHVFNTQRPVVDYYNFQTWLSPSLPVIQVVFNQAVTRESVIENFVFDADGRSVPVDIIDDAENLRANADQPWISGTFTDIWVAVKKHATQSTGNKTTSTIWWIAPSKELPLDSTTALWIKPGLISSEGPVKGKESRAIVSFNTFPAFKFLGVRCTVKAAAAKNTEKSDEKNYTQKLIAPTDIKNSKDATPEQMQCNPLSSVGLVFTAPVLSSAVKKSMKLTPDLAGGRKDYDPWENSEDYSRLDSPHEKGAEYIVWIPEYLKAFRLYTLLIDKKIVDEFGRSLTNNVDMKFATAHRSPDLRMPNNIAVLEKNVNSELPLYVTNLDYIDVSYHVVFPEGDGHSTARLTLPKVKDVAFATPLNVRPLLAGKSALLYGHLQTVPAINSYENQHRFFTQISPFMVHVKLGHFSSLAWVTRFDNGKPVANATLKIYQTAYTELNLKGKALAEAKTDAQGRAWLPGIVNLDPSLSIVDRSYDDKHARFMLRVDDGRDMAVLPLDNQFDVPVSDIWPSLQKQHGHMKAWGTTAQGIYKPGDTIQFKIYVRNQSNTRWVAPPKQGYKIQIMDPQGQSVYEKENVSLNEFGSFADQLVLEKAATTGQYEFSIKASSSDDTLSAMSVLVTDFVPAAFKVSADLNGKQFKPNDKLDMRVSAALHAGGPYTNAKTRLTVQLKTMDIPVNDPKLKSFEFGSDAYGNSQTIHQQELVSNNMGELNDVLKLDDYNIIYGRLEVEAAVSDDRGKSIATLVSAEYAGRDRFVGLHNTQWVYEQDKPARVEYAVIGLDGKLKSSTPVTIAIEYQETKATRVKGAGNAYLTRYITEWVNVANCKASSQLVISNCHFTPKNPGYYKITANIQDTQKRKHSATTHTWVSGKGNVVWEQSDDARLSMIAEQEDYKIGQTARFLVKNPFPGATALITVERYGVMRQWIKVLDSSTPIIEVPLKPDDFPGVYVSVLVTSPRVEQPLSPTGVDLGKPTYRIGYARVIVKDDSRALTVKAKTTASTYKPGQIVKASITVNPKDASVLKEPIELAVVVLDEAVLDLNTKKRDYYDPYAGFNQLDSLDLKNFNTLTRLVGLQKFEKKGANPGGDGLSSSNEHFRNLIKYVAYWNPSIKTVNGKVNIEFKVPDNLTGWRIFVLAVTPNERMGLGETRFTVNQPIEIRPVMPNQALEGDQFKAGFTVMNRTDKAKTVTVRAAVSGAALDPQSQTTFEQSITLLPYKRESVWLNVKTKQAGQLVFRANANDAVDSDALEYKLPINKRRSLITAANYGTTTQDHVTEVIQFPQNIYSDVGGISVVVSPSVIGNVAGAFDYVRDYPYACWEQRLTKAVMASHYNGMRQYLPDSLMWADAKTLAQTTLDNAASFQAPNGGMTYWVANNEYVDPYLSAYTALAFNWLRAAGEDIPADVEKRLQDYLKTFLREDSAPSFYSKGMASTVRAVALAALADQGVVDASDIKRYAPYATQMDLFGKAHLLMAANRIDGSSTEVTTVLNNILASASQSGGKFQFNETLTDGYSQLLTTPLRSNCAVLSALLVTAVTDKGFAKVGDIPFKMVRAITQSRGNRDHWENTQENMFCMNSLLEFARVYEKDPVNFTATAMIEKRLVGKTSFSDLRQPAVTLKDAQAEIKSGLKTNLTVNREGTGRMYYATRLQYANTEVSSKAINAGIEVHREYSIERKNGWEILATPMLLQRGDVVRVDIYVSVPTVRHFVVIDDPVPGGLEPVNRDLATSSTIDTDKGAFKPASGSWYFKFGDWQDYGISYWNFYHRELRHDAVRFYSDYLPAGNYHVSYSAQVIAEGEFSVMPVNVEEMYDPDVFGKGTPATLKVRDAATVVDKKMAP
- a CDS encoding MarR family transcriptional regulator gives rise to the protein MATNRLDFADDKLGNVAGRKQVLRGWLRLLTCSHHITHGIRTLLRTRHDTTLPRFDVMAALERAPEGLSMGELSHWLMVTNANITNIADRLVKDGSVERWPSPDDRRTHYLKLTDKGLLEFKTMAKMHEDYVRKIFACLSTEELETLMLLLNKIKSSAVELNERGLSL
- a CDS encoding acyl-CoA dehydrogenase family protein, with product MAINPMDFYNVRDELSEDERMVQDSVARFVDDKVLPIIGECFEEGKFPKELIKGMADLGLLGATIEGYDCAGLNYVQYGLICQELERGDSGLRSFASVQSSLCMYPIYEFGSEEQKQQYLPRMARGEVIGCFGLTEPHGGSDPSNMRTKAKRVGSDWVLNGAKMWITNGNIANIAIVWADTEEGIRGFIVPTDTKGFTAMEIKHKMSLRASVTSQLFFEDVRLPESARLPKAAGLKSPLMCLTNARYGITWGGIGAAQACLAELLDYTKTREVFGRSLNKTQTIQTRLAEWSRQITMAQLLSLRLGRLKDKGQLQPAQVSMAKWNNIRMAIDIARDARDMLGGAGISLEYSAIRHALNLESVITYEGTQTVHELVVGMALTGENAF
- a CDS encoding RidA family protein; this translates as MQVLQPAGWAKPLGYSNGVKTGNTLYVAGMIGWNAECKFETDDFVEQFRQTLINTVAVLKEGGAEPKHIVRMTCFITDKKEYISRQKEIGQAYREVLGKVFPPMAMLQVVALMEDRAKIEIETTAVIDG
- a CDS encoding acyl-CoA dehydrogenase family protein, yielding MAEKSYLQWPFLDDSHRQLKAELETWCQAHHAELEDHSGGTDAACKRLVKLLGKAGWLKHCVIAPYGGVNEKLDVRSISLLRETLAYYSGLADFALAMQGLGSGALSLFASDSIKKEFLTKVATGEKIAAFALTEEEAGSDVAALKTTAIKDGDDYIINGGKVWISNGGIADYYTVFVRTGEGPGAKGLSVFVVDANTQGLEIEERIEVIAPHPLARLKFTNMRVPATRMLGKPGQGFKIAMATLDIFRGTVGAAALGFARRALDEALGRVTKRILFGAPLSEMQITQSKLAEMALDIDVSALLVYRSAWTKDCVQERVTREAAMAKLYATDHAQETIDKALQMFGGLGVKVGSVVEELYREIRALRIYEGASEVQKIIIARAVLSDFAGE
- a CDS encoding enoyl-CoA hydratase family protein — its product is MTVSDASLKDIKPQHFLWEVEGEVAIVTLNRPDRKNPLTFESYAELRDTFRKLVYIDEIKVVIITGAGGNFCSGGDVLDIIGPLTDMDMGNLLKFTRMTGDLVKAIRHCPQPVICAADGIAVGAGAIIAMASDMRYGTPDTKTGFLFTRVGLAGCDMGACAILPRLIGQGRTSELLFTGRIMSAEEGERWGFFNEIVPADQLLEKAKSTAKRLAEGPNFAHAMTKNQLNIEWDVSLDTAIEMEAQAQAICMKTKDFERAYQAFVNKEKAKFEGN